From Candidatus Pedobacter colombiensis, one genomic window encodes:
- a CDS encoding RagB/SusD family nutrient uptake outer membrane protein produces the protein MSVYLKTLKKSFLIAGAILAMSGCKIDTDPLDKYTDVAVYQNPANIRLYIIGMYAEFGTFKFGTFPIGYDNATDALTDIMKYSSGVSGNGTVNILASDASRVSAAGPMLNYWTSAYVRIRRLNEFLEGLDTKAQGLDEGTKLKFQAEARFIRGYVYFWLARLHGSVILLDKLTSEKDKQRSSEDDCWNFIAADFAFAAEYLPKTWDSANTGRVTKGAAYGMLARTWLYAASIAEYDKKQFNSDELTGVPAAKATAYYTNASKAADEVKKLAGEGLYDLDANFASVFTNKNTKEAIFKIDFIRPQLTHQYDLGFAPPKDAPGQVLVYGVPTAELVDEFEMSDGSKFSWSNPTMAANPYVNREQRFNASILFNGSSWKGRTINTTPGDAVEGITEYGASTDPKKTVSGYYTKKFLDPLNTDIVVNKSDQSWMELRYAEVLLIDAEAKSKINDIPGAKASLNTLRNKRGLPNTPSQTPAELMQAVEHERKVELAFEGHRYWDLRRWRKAHVVLNNVRFTGHKGAPNGSSFTYSTVPVDNANRQFTPALYYIPIPQEEILRNNAITQIKGW, from the coding sequence ATGAGCGTATATTTAAAAACATTAAAAAAATCATTCCTCATAGCAGGTGCAATTCTGGCAATGAGCGGGTGTAAAATAGATACAGATCCATTAGATAAGTACACCGATGTAGCTGTTTATCAGAATCCGGCCAACATCCGCCTTTATATTATAGGGATGTATGCAGAGTTTGGTACTTTTAAATTCGGTACGTTTCCAATCGGTTACGACAATGCTACAGATGCATTAACGGATATCATGAAGTATTCGTCTGGTGTTTCGGGTAACGGAACAGTTAACATCCTTGCGTCGGATGCTTCGAGAGTGAGTGCTGCTGGTCCGATGTTAAATTATTGGACAAGTGCATATGTTAGAATTCGTCGTTTGAATGAATTTTTGGAAGGGTTGGATACCAAAGCACAGGGCCTTGATGAAGGAACTAAACTAAAGTTTCAGGCCGAAGCTCGTTTTATCAGGGGGTATGTTTACTTCTGGTTGGCAAGATTACATGGTAGTGTAATTTTGCTGGATAAACTGACCAGTGAAAAAGACAAGCAACGTTCCAGTGAAGATGATTGCTGGAATTTTATAGCAGCAGATTTTGCCTTTGCAGCCGAATATTTACCTAAAACCTGGGATAGTGCAAATACGGGCAGGGTGACTAAGGGCGCAGCTTACGGAATGCTGGCCAGAACCTGGTTATATGCAGCTTCTATAGCGGAGTACGATAAAAAGCAGTTTAATTCGGATGAATTGACAGGTGTGCCGGCAGCAAAAGCTACTGCTTATTATACCAATGCATCTAAAGCTGCGGACGAAGTGAAGAAACTGGCCGGGGAAGGTTTATATGATCTGGATGCAAATTTCGCTTCTGTTTTTACCAATAAAAACACCAAAGAAGCCATTTTTAAAATAGATTTTATCCGTCCACAGTTAACCCATCAGTACGATCTGGGCTTTGCGCCGCCAAAGGATGCACCTGGACAAGTGTTGGTGTATGGTGTGCCGACTGCAGAGTTAGTGGATGAGTTTGAAATGAGCGATGGCTCAAAGTTTTCATGGTCTAACCCTACAATGGCCGCAAATCCTTATGTGAATAGGGAGCAACGATTTAATGCTTCTATATTATTTAACGGGTCGAGCTGGAAAGGTCGTACGATAAATACAACACCAGGCGATGCGGTTGAAGGGATTACCGAATATGGAGCTTCCACAGATCCTAAAAAGACAGTGAGTGGTTACTATACTAAGAAGTTTCTGGACCCATTGAATACCGATATAGTAGTTAACAAAAGTGACCAGAGCTGGATGGAATTGCGCTATGCAGAGGTGTTATTGATTGATGCAGAAGCAAAATCTAAGATCAATGACATCCCCGGTGCAAAAGCATCATTAAATACGCTGAGAAATAAAAGAGGTTTACCAAATACACCTTCTCAAACGCCTGCAGAGTTAATGCAAGCGGTAGAGCATGAGCGCAAAGTGGAGCTGGCTTTTGAAGGACATCGCTATTGGGATCTTAGAAGATGGAGAAAGGCACATGTTGTGTTGAACAATGTAAGGTTTACCGGCCATAAGGGCGCACCAAATGGGTCATCATTTACCTATAGTACTGTTCCTGTTGACAACGCAAACCGTCAGTTTACACCAGCCTTGTATTACATTCCAATTCCACAGGAAGAGATTTTGAGGAACAATGCAATTACCCAGATAAAGGGATGGTAG